cagcaacaaccacaacagcagcagctgtcggAGCTAAGCACTGTGGGTAGCGTCGGCATGTTGCCTACTGATGACTCCCTTAAATTTGTTAACGACACCGATGCCAATGGGCTGGCAATGAAGACACCAGTCAGCATACTGCAAGAGCTACTGAGTCGGCGCGGCATTACGCCGGGTTATGAACTGGTGCAGATCGAGGGCGCCATACATGAGCCGACGTTTCGGTTTCGCGTTTCATTCAAGGACAAGGACACGCCGTTCACAGCCATGGGCGCTGGACGCTCCAAGAAAGAGGCGAAGCATGCTGCCGCTCGTGCTCTTATTGACAAGCTTATTGGTGTCCAGCTCGAATCTCAGGGAAATTCAACATCAACATCTGCCGTCAACTGTTCGATGACAAGTAGCGGAGGTGATGGCGGCAATGCCAATGTTTCTGGCAGTGGCGAGTAATTATAGCAATGGttaattaattgtttcttACAGAACAGCAACTAAGCTAcatattttttcactttttcccCGACAGTGGCAGCGACAAGATCGTGGGCAATCCTATCGGCTGGCTGCAGGAGATGTGCATGCAACGTCGCTGGCCCCCGCCATCGTATATAACGGAAACGGAGGTGGGGCTGCCACACGAGAGGCAATTTACGATTGCATGCAGCATTTTGCACTATCACGAGGTGGGCAAGGGTAAAAGCAAGAAAATTGCCAAGCGTTTGGCCGCCCACAAAATGTGGACCCGACTGCAGGAGACGCCCATTGATGCTGCCAAAATCAATGATAGCATTTGCAGCGAACTGGAGGGCGATGTGAGTAATCTAAAACTTGTAGATGATGCcgtgcagcaacagcagcagccggcaAATCTTTCAAATACTCTAACATCACCAAAATATTACGAGCGCGTTTCACCAGAATTAgatattattgaattataaacAAGCATCCAATACATAATAGCTTGTGTGGCTCGCAACCCAAATGTTTTTCTTAACACTCTTAACTAACTATATATTGTTTTCGATAGGCCTTTCTTGAGTTCATTGTAATGAATGccttctttttatacccgctacccatagggtagaagggtattataactttgtgccggcaggaaatgtatgtaacaggtagaaggaggcatctccgaccctataatgtatatatattcttgatcagcgtcaacagccgagacgatctagccatgtccgtctgtgtgtctgtccgtccgtccgtatgaaacactggatctcagagactataagagatagagctataattttttttcgacagcatttgttatgtttgcacgcagatcaagtttgtttcaaatttttgccacgcccacttccgcccccgcaaatgaaaaaattgaataacaagcgtaatttttaagctagagttgcggtatataataataactatagtagttctgattcctgaaaatttggttgcgatcagataaaaattgtcgaagttattaaagaaatacttttgtatgggcaaaaacgcctacttactaggggtcttagttgctttggctgacaatctggtatattgagccgtctatggtatattttgaatgcgatactatatcgatataccacatataccatttggtatatttttagtatttttgtagtatatttggtatatttttagaataataccgcaaaatatattgcttttattcaaaatgggtagcgggtatctcacagtcgagtacactcgactgtagctttatGACTTGTTTGTATTGTCTGTAACTTTTAACGCTTTGGCTTAACCTGTTTCAGTTGCAACTAATGcctttatatattttgcaatgcaTTGTTTTTAGACCCACTATCCAGAGTGTATAAgtttattataactttgtgcctccgtCCGTATGTTAGAGCATCTAAATGAGTTACAATGCTTGCACCAAAATCGATACATTTTTGTACGTACAATAATACCTATAGTCTGCATAATTGATGAACATTTTATTGCGATAGGATTAAAATGGTCTTAGTTgcattggctgacaatctggtatatttctagtatGTTTGCGACActgtttgattttatttaaaatgggaagcgggtatctcacagtcgagcacactcgactgttacTTTCTTGTGCCTTTGATTAATCATAAGATTAGTTAAAGAATGTTGTGTAAAAGATAGTcagaaaaacttaaattttttgtttaaatatacatttgcaATTTCCACATTTGCACATAAAACTTCatctgcttttatttatattttttagtatttgtaaaCATTATAGTAATAAGATGAAATATCGGTGTTTGTggttattatttcattttaaatttactaatCGGTAAGCCAAACTAACATTTAACAGCTAGcctttcaattttttaaattttatttttcaacattCTCACTAAGTTTTcctttaattatttgtatataattggAACCTTTGGAATTGCGCGaattttgtgttgtgtatCATTTATTGACAAGAAGAACAAATTAAGAGCAACACTTTGTGATATGTTTCAACTCACCATTCAAGTTTCTGCGTATTGACAAAACGTTGCGCTTTTATTTACAGCCCCGCATTAACGATAATTATTATGGTGATTTGAAAGATATCACTGTGCCAACACTGACAACGCTGCACAGTAATAAAGTGTCGCAGTTCCATAAGACATTGAAAAACGCGACGGGCAAAAAACTGCTTAAATTACAGgtaaattaagtttttgttcCTAAAGACGCCACGTTTATCACTTGGTTGCATTCCAATGAAACAACT
This window of the Drosophila albomicans strain 15112-1751.03 chromosome 2L, ASM965048v2, whole genome shotgun sequence genome carries:
- the LOC117565152 gene encoding RISC-loading complex subunit tarbp2 isoform X1 → MEPQNYHNHGQQQQQLLHEQQIHLQQIQQQQQLQQQQQQPIQSGFAPRRQYDNMGNSSAALAAACLANGAATGGSSSAAKNAAMQRPKIKKEKQLQVIQQQQQQQQQPQQQQLSELSTVGSVGMLPTDDSLKFVNDTDANGLAMKTPVSILQELLSRRGITPGYELVQIEGAIHEPTFRFRVSFKDKDTPFTAMGAGRSKKEAKHAAARALIDKLIGVQLESQGNSTSTSAVNCSMTSSGGDGGNANVSGSGDGSDKIVGNPIGWLQEMCMQRRWPPPSYITETEVGLPHERQFTIACSILHYHEVGKGKSKKIAKRLAAHKMWTRLQETPIDAAKINDSICSELEGDPRINDNYYGDLKDITVPTLTTLHSNKVSQFHKTLKNATGKKLLKLQKTCLKSSKIDYIKLLSEISVENQFEVTYVDIEERTFSGQFQCLVQLSTLPVGVCHGTGSTTGEAQRHAAQNALEYLKIMTKK
- the LOC117565152 gene encoding RISC-loading complex subunit tarbp2 isoform X2 encodes the protein MEPQNYHNHGQQQQQLLHEQQIHLQQIQQQQQLQQQQQQPIQSGFAPRRQYDNMGNSSAALAAACLANGAATGGSSSAAKNAAMQRPKIKKEKQLQVIQQQQQQQQQPQQQQLSELSTVGSVGMLPTDDSLKFVNDTDANGLAMKTPVSILQELLSRRGITPGYELVQIEGAIHEPTFRFRVSFKDKDTPFTAMGAGRSKKEAKHAAARALIDKLIGVQLESQGNSTSTSAVNCSMTSSGGDGGNANVSGSGDGSDKIVGNPIGWLQEMCMQRRWPPPSYITETEVGLPHERQFTIACSILHYHEVGKGKSKKIAKRLAAHKMWTRLQETPIDAAKINDSICSELEGDPRINDNYYGDLKDITVPTLTTLHSNKVSQFHKTLKNATGKKLLKLQTCLKSSKIDYIKLLSEISVENQFEVTYVDIEERTFSGQFQCLVQLSTLPVGVCHGTGSTTGEAQRHAAQNALEYLKIMTKK
- the LOC117565152 gene encoding RISC-loading complex subunit tarbp2 isoform X3, producing the protein MEPQNYHNHGQQQQQLLHEQQIHLQQIQQQQQLQQQQQQPIQSGFAPRRQYDNMGNSSAALAAACLANGAATGGSSSAAKNAAMQRPKIKKEKQLQVIQQQQQQQQQPQQQQLSELSTVGSVGMLPTDDSLKFVNDTDANGLAMKTPVSILQELLSRRGITPGYELVQIEGAIHEPTFRFRVSFKDKDTPFTAMGAGRSKKEAKHAAARALIDKLIGVQLESQGNSTSTSAVNCSMTSSGGDGGNANVSGSGDGSDKIVGNPIGWLQEMCMQRRWPPPSYITETEVGLPHERQFTIACSILHYHEVGKGKSKKIAKRLAAHKMWTRLQETPIDAAKINDSICSELEGDKTCLKSSKIDYIKLLSEISVENQFEVTYVDIEERTFSGQFQCLVQLSTLPVGVCHGTGSTTGEAQRHAAQNALEYLKIMTKK
- the LOC117565152 gene encoding interferon-inducible double-stranded RNA-dependent protein kinase activator A homolog isoform X4, producing MEPQNYHNHGQQQQQLLHEQQIHLQQIQQQQQLQQQQQQPIQSGFAPRRQYDNMGNSSAALAAACLANGAATGGSSSAAKNAAMQRPKIKKEKQLQVIQQQQQQQQQPQQQQLSELSTVGSVGMLPTDDSLKFVNDTDANGLAMKTPVSILQELLSRRGITPGYELVQIEGAIHEPTFRFRVSFKDKDTPFTAMGAGRSKKEAKHAAARALIDKLIGVQLESQGNSTSTSAVNCSMTSSGGDGGNANVSGSGDGSDKIVGNPIGWLQEMCMQRRWPPPSYITETEVGLPHERQFTIACSILHYHEVGKGKSKKIAKRLAAHKMWTRLQETPIDAAKINDSICSELEGDTCLKSSKIDYIKLLSEISVENQFEVTYVDIEERTFSGQFQCLVQLSTLPVGVCHGTGSTTGEAQRHAAQNALEYLKIMTKK